One genomic segment of Brassica napus cultivar Da-Ae chromosome A3, Da-Ae, whole genome shotgun sequence includes these proteins:
- the LOC125606963 gene encoding ubiquitin receptor RAD23c-like: MKIFVKTLKGTHFEIEVKPEDSVADVKKNIETVQGADVYPAAKLMLIHQGKVLKDETTIEENKVAENSFIVIMMAKSKPSSTGSSSASSGSTVQAKSMPTSSTQPPASVAIPAAAAPAPVAATETVAAPVPESVSTTPPASTPAPESTPAGSQGDVYGQAASNLAAGSNLESTILQILDMGGGAWDRDTVVRALRAAFNNPERAVEYLYSGIPEQAEVPPVARAPASGGQPANPPAQAQQPAAAPATGPNANPLDLFPQGLPNVGANPGGGTLDFLRNSQQFQALRAMVQANPQVLQPMLQELGKQNPNLMRLIQEHQADFLRLINEPVEGGAEGANLFGEGMPQPQAIQVTPEERDAIERLEAMGFERALVLEVFFACNKNEELAANYLLDHMHEFEE; the protein is encoded by the exons ATGAAGATATTTGTGAAAACTCTCAAGGGAACTCACTTCGAGATCGAAGTAAAACCTGAGGATTCG GTTGCTGATGTGAAGAAGAACATAGAGACTGTGCAGGGAGCAGACGTGTATCCTGCTGCGAAACTCATGCTTATTCACCAAGGGAAAGTGCTTAAAGATGAGACCACCATTGAGGAGAACAAGGTCGCTGAGAACAGTTTCATTGTCATTATGATGGCCAAG AGTAAACCTTCCTCAACTGGATCGTCTAGTGCATCTTCTGGTTCTACAGTGCAG GCTAAGTCGATGCCTACCTCATCAACACAGCCTCCAGCTTCTGTAGCAAT ACCAGCTGCAGCTGCACCAGCGCCTGTAGCTGCCACTGAAACTGTGGCTGCACCTGTACCTGAATCTGTTTCTACTACTCCACCAGCAAGCACTCCTGCACCCGAATCAACTCCTGCAGG GTCTCAGGGTGATGTGTACGGACAAGCAGCATCGAACTTGGCCGCTGGAAGTAATTTAGAGAGTACCATTCTGCAGATTCTGGACATGGGTGGAGGAGCCTGGGATCGGGACACTGTCGTCCGTGCACTGCGTGCTGCATTTAACAACCCTGAAAGAGCTGTGGAATATCTTTACTCT GGGATCCCCGAGCAAGCTGAAGTTCCACCAGTTGCTCGTGCTCCAGCTAGTGGTGGGCAGCCAGCAAATCCTCCAGCACAGGCTCAGCAACCTGCAGCGGCACCTGCTACTGGTCCTAATGCAAATCCGTTAGATCTCTTCCCACAA GGGTTGCCAAATGTTGGAGCAAACCCTGGTGGTGGAACACTTGACTTCCTGCGCAACAGCCAACAG TTCCAAGCTCTGCGTGCAATGGTGCAAGCAAACCCTCAAGTTCTGCAG CCTATGCTTCAGGAACTGGGAAAGCAAAACCCAAACTTGATGCGGTTGATTCAAGAACATCAAGCTGATTTCTTACGTTTAATCAATGAACCCGTTGAAGGAGGGGCAGAAGG CGCCAACCTCTTCGGCGAAGGAATGCCACAGCCACAGGCGATACAGGTCACACCTGAGGAACGGGATGCAATTGAAAGG CTGGAAGCGATGGGATTTGAGAGAGCATTGGTGTTGGAAGTGTTCTTTGCGTGCAACAAGAACGAAGAGTTGGCTGCAAACTATCTTCTGGATCACATGCATGAGTTTGAggaataa